A single region of the Bartonella harrusi genome encodes:
- a CDS encoding gp436 family protein, with translation MAYANKTLIEELWGDDFLDDLCGISENPDKALSDQAIFRALEQASGEIDAHLSHRYCVPIAGQPTALGMICVNLAVYNLAIRHTALTTTIEDRHKQAIDLLKRIAEGKAGLGLDEPKIMSEDGPVRDGAFFHAKPRLMGR, from the coding sequence ATGGCTTATGCAAATAAAACCTTGATTGAAGAGCTCTGGGGTGACGATTTCTTGGATGATTTGTGCGGGATTAGCGAAAATCCAGACAAAGCACTCTCTGATCAAGCAATTTTTCGTGCGCTAGAACAAGCAAGTGGTGAGATTGATGCCCATCTGTCTCATCGCTACTGCGTCCCGATTGCCGGACAGCCAACAGCGTTGGGCATGATTTGTGTCAATCTTGCTGTTTATAATTTAGCCATCCGTCATACGGCTCTTACCACCACCATTGAAGATCGTCACAAACAGGCGATTGATCTTCTCAAACGCATTGCGGAGGGCAAAGCGGGTTTAGGCTTAGATGAACCAAAAATTATGAGTGAAGATGGGCCGGTGCGTGATGGTGCTTTTTTTCACGCAAAACCACGTTTGATGGGGCGATAA
- a CDS encoding phage virion morphogenesis protein, translating into MSISTPIEIKEMGLEAALSFLQKGADSSMGTLAQGVGRLLQESTRRRIQSEKTSPQGEKWQNNYARTSILYASGALSRSIDMVASPEKVIIGSGLVYARIHQLGGVIRPKNGSTLRFFLNSSKAQRFVCVHQVTMPARPYLGLSERNKVEIVKAAEDWLERTFS; encoded by the coding sequence ATGAGCATTTCCACCCCTATTGAAATTAAAGAAATGGGGCTTGAAGCGGCTCTTTCTTTTTTGCAAAAAGGCGCTGATAGTTCGATGGGAACTTTAGCGCAAGGGGTGGGGCGTCTGTTGCAAGAGAGCACGAGGCGGCGGATTCAAAGTGAAAAAACCTCTCCTCAAGGAGAGAAGTGGCAAAACAATTACGCCCGCACCTCCATTCTTTATGCGAGCGGAGCACTGTCACGCTCTATTGATATGGTGGCATCCCCAGAAAAGGTCATCATTGGCAGTGGTTTGGTTTATGCCCGTATTCACCAATTGGGTGGGGTTATCCGCCCTAAAAATGGCAGCACCCTTCGCTTTTTTCTTAACAGCAGCAAAGCACAGCGCTTTGTTTGTGTCCACCAAGTAACGATGCCAGCACGCCCTTATTTAGGGCTTTCAGAGCGCAATAAAGTGGAAATTGTCAAAGCAGCAGAGGATTGGTTGGAAAGGACCTTTTCATGA
- a CDS encoding baseplate assembly protein, whose protein sequence is MNDAHLIAATFRQIMKRLDKLELCLANQHMIGRVAEVDGHRVRVQVSSWGEKGQAVLSPWLQAQEAAGAVSSNMPLNIGDPVRLFNPHGEIGSASLVVRDSYSEDAPNPAHQHQELALCYAGGALRITKEGLILSHGKNQIHLSEKGLLLGHQETRVMLKESVQIQAEDLYHNQTSVGADHKHGGVKIGPSTTSSPL, encoded by the coding sequence ATGAATGATGCCCATCTCATTGCTGCGACCTTTCGGCAAATTATGAAACGGCTGGATAAGCTTGAACTCTGTCTTGCCAACCAGCACATGATTGGGCGGGTTGCAGAAGTTGATGGCCATAGGGTGCGGGTGCAAGTTTCCTCATGGGGAGAAAAGGGGCAGGCGGTGTTATCGCCTTGGTTGCAAGCACAAGAAGCAGCAGGGGCTGTTTCGAGCAATATGCCTTTAAATATTGGTGATCCGGTGCGGTTGTTTAATCCCCATGGGGAGATTGGTTCGGCCTCTTTGGTGGTTCGTGATAGCTATAGTGAGGATGCGCCAAATCCCGCACATCAACACCAAGAGTTAGCACTGTGTTATGCCGGTGGCGCTTTGCGTATCACCAAAGAGGGACTTATCCTTTCCCATGGGAAAAACCAAATCCATTTGAGTGAAAAAGGTTTGCTGCTTGGTCATCAGGAAACCCGTGTAATGCTGAAGGAAAGCGTACAGATTCAAGCAGAAGATTTATACCATAATCAAACATCTGTTGGAGCAGACCACAAACATGGTGGGGTCAAAATTGGTCCCTCTACAACCTCTAGCCCCCTTTAA
- a CDS encoding GPW/gp25 family protein, producing MRCGVNEQDGSLLYGWAHCCQSLRKCLTTKIGTRVLRRHYGCDVGSFQDANVDPATILQLYQAIVQALNDPECGEPGFSLQKIDLIKATREGTFHFVLTGVFYPDGHLGDWSHKEPISFDLEVGDDRI from the coding sequence ATGCGCTGTGGAGTAAACGAACAGGATGGCTCTCTGTTATATGGTTGGGCACACTGCTGTCAGTCCCTTCGTAAATGTTTGACAACAAAAATTGGGACACGGGTTTTGCGGCGTCATTATGGATGTGATGTTGGATCTTTCCAAGATGCCAATGTTGATCCGGCGACAATATTGCAGCTTTATCAAGCAATTGTACAAGCTTTAAATGATCCAGAATGTGGAGAGCCTGGATTTTCGTTGCAAAAGATTGATCTGATAAAAGCAACGCGGGAGGGAACATTCCACTTTGTTCTCACAGGTGTGTTTTATCCCGATGGGCATTTGGGCGATTGGTCACATAAGGAGCCGATAAGTTTCGATTTAGAGGTGGGTGATGACAGAATTTGA
- a CDS encoding phage tail protein, producing the protein MISSLLPQNSSLFERCLAEAMAFDPQVKNTLEEIPRIKFITRPPSWLPYLIDEYGLQELSPYFSNPYDLIDQGLQWQNIRGSLAAIERGLSWLQITACFTPAWSGRAWWNSFQLYFDQLPEQSALEAIEAITELSKSLRSDFRRGVNGYDVQALEGNMSRLDDSLLDYESGVRLTAGDTLFSFGRTTEIKHRLTKQEGTLIGNWMDDGDGELSFDQIDYPWDMANFPWCSVKKHQRDILMAEWFYNRTLYLVLRDCEDDVIGTRRCNIVKPVEQNLAGVYHHLGDRYQPSSMGTALLIAARTDFQNVDGRKAASIAVLVHATPKQHIPLGKLWCACNELIGGVEIIKTPINIPLRGDVREQFKILLRF; encoded by the coding sequence ATGATTTCCTCACTTTTACCGCAAAATTCAAGCTTGTTTGAACGCTGTTTAGCAGAAGCAATGGCATTTGATCCGCAGGTCAAAAATACTCTCGAAGAAATCCCCCGTATAAAATTTATCACGCGTCCTCCTTCATGGTTGCCTTACTTGATCGACGAATATGGCTTACAAGAATTAAGCCCATATTTTTCTAATCCTTATGATTTGATTGACCAAGGGCTCCAATGGCAAAATATTCGCGGTTCTTTAGCGGCTATTGAGAGAGGGCTTTCATGGCTTCAGATTACAGCATGCTTTACACCAGCATGGTCGGGGCGTGCGTGGTGGAATTCCTTCCAACTTTACTTTGATCAATTGCCTGAACAAAGTGCTCTTGAAGCCATTGAAGCCATCACAGAGCTTTCCAAAAGTTTGCGCTCTGATTTTCGCCGCGGTGTCAATGGTTATGACGTGCAAGCACTGGAAGGCAATATGTCACGCCTTGATGACAGTCTGCTGGATTATGAGAGCGGTGTGCGCTTAACCGCGGGGGATACGCTGTTTTCCTTTGGTCGCACAACAGAAATCAAGCACAGGCTTACCAAACAAGAAGGCACACTGATTGGCAATTGGATGGATGACGGGGATGGGGAATTAAGCTTCGACCAAATTGATTATCCATGGGATATGGCAAATTTTCCCTGGTGTTCTGTTAAAAAACATCAACGCGATATACTGATGGCAGAGTGGTTTTATAACCGCACCCTTTATCTCGTGTTAAGAGACTGTGAGGATGATGTCATTGGCACTCGCAGATGCAACATTGTCAAACCAGTAGAACAGAATTTGGCGGGTGTTTATCACCATTTGGGCGATCGTTATCAACCCTCCTCGATGGGCACAGCCCTTCTTATTGCAGCACGCACGGATTTTCAAAATGTTGACGGCAGAAAAGCCGCCTCTATTGCTGTTCTCGTGCATGCGACCCCTAAACAACATATCCCTTTGGGTAAACTTTGGTGTGCGTGCAATGAACTGATTGGCGGGGTGGAGATCATCAAAACGCCCATCAATATTCCTTTGCGTGGTGATGTTCGCGAGCAATTCAAGATTTTATTGAGGTTTTAA